A stretch of the Cuculus canorus isolate bCucCan1 chromosome 15, bCucCan1.pri, whole genome shotgun sequence genome encodes the following:
- the NSMCE1 gene encoding non-structural maintenance of chromosomes element 1 homolog has product MAAPMTDAHRRFLQVLMSHGIMEGSEVRTLHRRCCEIHKVYYAHDKLEDFISTINSHLQPLFMQIRKGMSESNGKTHYALVNLAETEITKMASDYTENELELFRKTMDLIILSENGFASSTDILNLADQLKTKKMKKKEAEQVLKVFVEDKWLSERNGEYTLHTRCIIEMEQYILSNYHDVARKCNICHSLAIQSQVCESCGIVMHLPCVRKYFRAQTEPRCPQCNDFWSWEIPAMSQTDSQSPSKTGRAEKSSVLSTRRQ; this is encoded by the exons ATGGCAGCTCCAATGACTGATGCTCACCGGCGGTTCCTGCAAGTCCTGATGTCCCATGGGATCATGGAAGGGTCTGAGGTCAGGACCTTACACAGGCGCTGCTGTGAGATCCATAAAG tctaCTATGCGCATGATAAGCTGGAGGATTTCATCAGTACCATCAACAGCCACCTGCAGCCTTTGTTTATGCAGATCCGGAAAGGAATGTCAGAAAGCAATGGGAAAACGCATTACGCTTTA gtgaATTTGGCAGAAACTGAAATCACTAAAATGGCATCTGACTACACAGAAAACGAACTGGAATtgttcagaaaaaca ATGGACCTAATCATTTTATCAGAGAATGGCTTTGCCTCCTCTACAGATATTTTAAACTTAGCCGACCAActtaagacaaagaaaatgaagaaaaaggaagcgGAACAAGTGCTGAAAGTTTTTGTGGAGGACAAGTGGCTCTCTGAG AGAAACGGAGAATACACTCTGCACACTCGCTGTATCATTGAGATGGAACAATACATTCTCAGCAACTACCACGATGTGGCAAGGAAGTGTAACATCTGTCACAGCCTCGCCATCCAG AGCCAAGTATGTGAATCCTGTGGAATTGTAATGCACTTACCCTGTGTCAGAAAGTACTTCAGAGCGCAGACAGAACCACGCTGTCCACAGTGTAATGACTTCTGGTCTTGGGAAATTCCAG CAATGAGTCAGACAGACTCTCAGTCACCGTCAAAAacagggagagcagagaagagcagcgtCCTCAGCACCAGACGCCAGTAA
- the KDM8 gene encoding bifunctional peptidase and arginyl-hydroxylase JMJD5 isoform X1: MAASPGPPLWVAARALLPESEAELPLYGAVEDWVPPLLRRCWALLSGAERPSGARALRRAGAVLRDAAWERLHSAPWREVGEGWRRAFAYGCLFSALGELAAGRPAAPALRLCDLGLLLGRDVLGGALRRLAGVLRHRHCPRRPGRRVHRDPIPVPVVLPADEVPHLHCPSLENFRDNYLIPQRPVVLEGIMDHWPCMKKWSVDYICEVAGCRTVPVELGSRYTDEDWSQQLMTVGDFIDRYIIGENGVGYLAQHQLFDQIPELKEDINIPDYCCLGEEDEDNITINAWFGPEGTISPLHQDPQQNFLAQVFGRKYLRLCSPQDSENVYPHESQMLHNTSQVDVEDPDLVKFPNFPKAAFQSCVLMPGQVLFIPVKYWHYVRSLDTSFSVSFWWS; the protein is encoded by the exons ATGGCGGCGTCGCCGGGGCCGCCGCTGTGGGTCGCGGCGCGGGCGCTGCTACCCGAGTCGGAGGCGGAGCTGCCGCTGTACGGCGCGGTGGAGGACTGGGTGCCGCCGCTACTGCGGCGCTGCTGGGCGCTGTTGTCCGGCGCGGAGCGGCCCAGCGGCGCGCGGGCGCTGCGGCGGGCGGGCGCGGTGCTGCGGGACGCCGCGTGGGAGCGGCTGCACTCGGCGCCGTGGCGCGAGGTGGGCGAGGGCTGGCGGCGGGCCTTCGCCTACGGCTGCCTCTTCTCCGCTCTCGGCGAGCTGGCCGCgggccgccccgccgcccctgCGCTGCGCCTCTGCgacctggggctgctcctgggCCGCGACGTGCTGGGCGGCGCCCTGCGGCGGCTGGCGGGCGTCCTGCGGCACCGGCACTGCCCGCGGCGGCCCGGGCGG AGGGTGCATCGTGACCCCATTCCAGTCCCTGTGGTGCTGCCGGCAGACGAGGTGCCCCACCTCCACTGCCCTTCACTAGAGAATTTCAGAGACAACTACCTAATCCCGCAGCGGCCTGTGGTGTTGGAGGGGATTATGGACCACTGGCCGTGTATGAAGAAGTGGAG cGTGGACTATATCTGTGAAGTTGCAGGGTGCCGCACAGTCCCCGTGGAGCTGGGTTCCCGATATACCGATGAGGACTGGTCTCAGCAGCTCATGACTGTTGGGGACTTCATCGACCGGTACATCATTGGTGAG AATGGCGTAGGATACCTTGCCCAGCACCAGCTTTTTGATCAG ATCCCAGAATTAAAAGAAGATATCAATATCCCTGATTACTGCTGCCTGGgggaagaagatgaagacaaCATCACCATTAACGCTTGGTTCGGTCCAGAAGGCACCATCTCCCCTCTTCATCAGGATCCCCAGCAGAATTTCTTAGCCCAG GTATTTGGAAGAAAGTACCTCCGTCTGTGCTCACCACAAGATTCGGAAAATGTCTACCCACATGAAAGCCAAATGCTTCACAACACCAGTCAG GTTGATGTGGAAGATCCTGACTTGGTTAAGTTTCCCAATTTCCCAAAAGCTGCGTTTCAGTCCTGTGTTCTGATGCCTGGACAGGTTCTGTTTATTCCAGTTAAATACTGGCATTATGTTCGATCACTTGATACCAGCTTCTCTGTCAGTTTCTGGTGGTCGTAG
- the IL4R gene encoding interleukin-4 receptor subunit alpha: MAAGHVQEFACFTDYDKELVCHWKVPGQTNCSKEFLLYYRMEIISMTNDICIPENEEDGLRCTCTIRPEFFASGLTYVLALQHNGTDTGNYSVTPALVVKPRAPKNLTIEKVENGNFNLSWEESYSPPSVLSGHPVIYEVKYWRKQHPTEVSVKAINYQAKSFEIAASSLRRGYDYVASIRCNYTDYPAYWSEWSEEVEFHCDYHVTAEDVLQMAVPVACLLILAVSVTCYFCFTKVKKEWWDQIPNPAKSHLVVKNVKFSVLSYIDEIKFPFHDLKHSHMENQINRSCKNCLAQSLSRQNFKGKDNIRNVEKPCSCHSRSGEWFPKGSSAVLTPETVMVEESIEICERLADVEAESQDETSNQTTTFEPCESSFSAFREHTEHNDALASMFIELLADESNMRDERDRGVNTGENKTFEKLESENPSQQNPKESAAPEESCRFGCQSARINSTLNARDLQHIVQQSLFPCSSEIQHDSRVLIQESLNRPSLGARKDRISSPVHKSFGTDVSPSMGLFNSAYKSFDALTSPSTQPCGSAYKSFDALTSPSTQPCGSAYKSFDALTSPSTQPCGSAYKSFDALTSPSTEPCGSAYKSFDALTSPSTEPCGSAYKSFDILVSAFKEPSSAEYKSFDTLMSQSMANSSPTLCFENVCSSPHLVQFSGMPGLSCRAQICHPPSNQTCYTTCRSSCTELDFTSLSTHANDCASTFLPEEDIHKQIIYQSVQKKASITPCPTGPQLSGYQYAVKHSGTYDDSDDEVIFRSLYEPFIRLLYSNLRETPPDAITSEPDQRRGDRVCLVVPGFDCSIVPGLAASDNVAQTGHGSLWIIHSNELSRDSRDENASSGKQLLHLLELNCQDLNSGESTVKGTKPDSCSYTGKGMQGSSSNSLNPEFHCHTHKHLRKLENAGENKEVMKHLVVRRCGSAGSSPEESLDSIGLNRESETAELQELLVSDKLLPPFFVQNSCPCDSFTIHSEGSRLASAVKAKSVELLRENIRENEKRAKLVQALAQEDNCYMKVA, encoded by the exons ATGGCTGCAGGACACGTACAGGAATTTGCATGCTTCACTGACTATGACAAAGAGCTAGTTTGTCATTGGAAGGTGCCTGGACAAACAAATTGCTCCAAAGAGTTCCTGCTGTACTACAGGATGGAAATTATTTCAATGAC aaatgacaTATGCATCCCTGAGAATGAAGAAGACGGTTTAAGGTGCACTTGCACGATACGTCCAGAATTTTTTGCATCAGGCCTCACATATGTTCTAGCTCTACAGCACAATGGGACTGATACGGGGAATTACAGTGTTACACCAGCGCTGGTTG tTAAGCCGAGGGCACCCAAAAATCTTACCATTGAGAAAGTGGAAAATGGTAATTTCAATCTGAGTTGGGAGGAGAGCTACTCTCCTCCATCTGTGCTCTCTGGACATCCTGTCATCTATGAAGTGAAATACTGGAGGAAGCAGCACCCAACAGAG GTTTCTGTAAAAGCAATCAACTACCAGgcaaaaagctttgaaattgCTGCGAGCTCCTTGAGGAGAGGCTATGATTACGTTGCAAGTATAAGGTGTAACTATACAGACTACCCAGCCTACTGGAGCGAATGGAGTGAAGAAGTGGAATTTCACTGTG ATTACCACGTAACAGCTGAAGACGTTCTGCAGATGGCTGTTCCTGTGGCCTGCCTGCTGATCCTGGCAGTATCTGTAACTTGTTACTTCTGTTTCACCAA AGTGAAGAAAGAATGGTGGGATCAAATCCCAAATCCAGCAAAGAGCCATTTGGTTGTAAAAAATGTCAAG TTTTCAGTTTTGAGCTACATTGATGAAATTAAGTTCCCGTTCCATGACTTAAAGCACAGTCATATGGAAAACCAAAT aaacagaagttgCAAGAACTGTCTGGCTCAAAGTTTGTCAAGGCAAAACTTCAAGGGAAAAGATAACATCAGAAATGTTGAGAAACCTTGCAGTTGCCACAGCAGGTCTGGAGAATGGTTTCCAAAAGGCAGCAGTGCAGTTTTAACCCCTGAGACAGTTATGGTTGAAGAATCCATAGAAATCTGTGAACGTTTAGCAGACGTTGAGGCTGAGAGCCAGGATGAGACTAGTAACCAGACGACCACGTTTGAGCCTTGTGAGAGCAGTTTCAGTGCTTTCAGAGAGCACACTGAACACAACGATGCACTAGCTAGCATGTTTATTGAACTCCTGGCAGATGAAAGCAACATGCGAGATGAGAGAGACCGAGGTGTCAACACAGGTGAGAATAAAACCTTTGAGAAGCTTGAGTCAGAAAATCCATCACAGCAAAATCCAAAAGAAAGTGCTGCCCCAGAAGAATCCTGTAGATTTGGCTGTCAAAGCGCCAGAATAAATTCTACTCTGAATGCAAGAGATCTTCAACATATTgttcagcaaagcctttttcCGTGCAGTTCTGAAATCCAGCATGATTCACGTGTCCTGATCCAGGAATCTCTAAATAGACCATCCCTTGGGGccagaaaagacagaataagCAGCCCTGTGCACAAGAGTTTTGGTACAGATGTGTCTCCATCCATGGGGTTGTTTAATTCTGCCTACAAGAGCTTTGACGCCCTCACCTCTCCGTCCACGCAGCCCTGTGGTTCTGCCTACAAGAGCTTTGATGCCCTCACCTCTCCATCCACGCAGCCCTGTGGTTCTGCCTACAAGAGCTTTGATGCCCTCACCTCTCCATCCACGCAGCCCTGTGGTTCTGCCTACAAGAGCTTTGATGCCCTCACCTCTCCATCCACAGAGCCCTGTGGTTCTGCCTACAAGAGCTTTGACGCCCTCACCTCTCCATCCACGGAGCCCTGTGGTTCTGCCTACAAGAGCTTTGATATTCTTGTGTCTGCGTTCAAAGAACCAAGTAGCGCTGAGTATAAGAGCTTTGATACCCTTATGTCTCAGTCTATGGCTAACAGTAGCCCaactctgtgttttgaaaatgtgtgcTCCTCACCACATTTGGTGCAGTTTTCAGGGATGCCGGGACTTAGCTGCAGAGCTCAAATCTGTCACCCCCCCAGCAATCAGACATGTTACACTACCTGCAGATCTTCCTGCACTGAGCTTGATTTTACATCTTTGTCCACACATGCAAATGACTGTGCTTCAACTTTCTTACCAGAGGAAGACATACATAAGCAAATAATATATCAAAGCGTTCAGAAGAAGGCCAGTATAACTCCTTGCCCCACTGGACCTCAGCTCTCTGGTTATCAGTATGCAGTTAAACACAGTGGTACATACGATGACAGTGATGATGAGGTTATCTTTAGGTCACTGTATGAACCCTTCATTCGCCTTTTGTACAGCAACCTGAGAGAAACGCCTCCAGATGCCATCACCAGTGAACCTGACCAGAGGAGAGGTGACCGTGTATGTTTGGTTGTACCAGGCTTTGACTGCAGCATTGTCCCAGGTTTAGCCGCTAGTGATAATGTTGCACAGACTGGTCATGGCAGCCTTTGGATCATCCACTCTAATGAGCTATCTAGGGATAGCAGAGATGAAAATGCCAGCAGTGGCAAACAGCTGTTGCACTTGTTAGAGCTGAACTGTCAAGATCTGAACAGTGGAGAAAGTACTGTAAAGGGGACTAAACCTGACAGCTGTAGCTACACTGGCAAAGGAATGCAAGGGAGCAGCAGTAACAGCCTGAATCCTGAGTTTCACTGCCACACACACAAGCACTTGAGGAAACTTGAAAATGcaggggaaaataaagaggtgATGAAGCATCTGGTAGTCAGGAGGTGTGGCTCAGCAGGTAGCTCGCCAGAGGAGTCACTGGACAGCATTGGGCTGAACAGAGAAAGTGAAACAGCAGAGCTCCAGG
- the KDM8 gene encoding bifunctional peptidase and arginyl-hydroxylase JMJD5 isoform X2 yields MAASPGPPLWVAARALLPESEAELPLYGAVEDWVPPLLRRCWALLSGAERPSGARALRRAGAVLRDAAWERLHSAPWRERVHRDPIPVPVVLPADEVPHLHCPSLENFRDNYLIPQRPVVLEGIMDHWPCMKKWSVDYICEVAGCRTVPVELGSRYTDEDWSQQLMTVGDFIDRYIIGENGVGYLAQHQLFDQIPELKEDINIPDYCCLGEEDEDNITINAWFGPEGTISPLHQDPQQNFLAQVFGRKYLRLCSPQDSENVYPHESQMLHNTSQVDVEDPDLVKFPNFPKAAFQSCVLMPGQVLFIPVKYWHYVRSLDTSFSVSFWWS; encoded by the exons ATGGCGGCGTCGCCGGGGCCGCCGCTGTGGGTCGCGGCGCGGGCGCTGCTACCCGAGTCGGAGGCGGAGCTGCCGCTGTACGGCGCGGTGGAGGACTGGGTGCCGCCGCTACTGCGGCGCTGCTGGGCGCTGTTGTCCGGCGCGGAGCGGCCCAGCGGCGCGCGGGCGCTGCGGCGGGCGGGCGCGGTGCTGCGGGACGCCGCGTGGGAGCGGCTGCACTCGGCGCCGTGGCGCGAG AGGGTGCATCGTGACCCCATTCCAGTCCCTGTGGTGCTGCCGGCAGACGAGGTGCCCCACCTCCACTGCCCTTCACTAGAGAATTTCAGAGACAACTACCTAATCCCGCAGCGGCCTGTGGTGTTGGAGGGGATTATGGACCACTGGCCGTGTATGAAGAAGTGGAG cGTGGACTATATCTGTGAAGTTGCAGGGTGCCGCACAGTCCCCGTGGAGCTGGGTTCCCGATATACCGATGAGGACTGGTCTCAGCAGCTCATGACTGTTGGGGACTTCATCGACCGGTACATCATTGGTGAG AATGGCGTAGGATACCTTGCCCAGCACCAGCTTTTTGATCAG ATCCCAGAATTAAAAGAAGATATCAATATCCCTGATTACTGCTGCCTGGgggaagaagatgaagacaaCATCACCATTAACGCTTGGTTCGGTCCAGAAGGCACCATCTCCCCTCTTCATCAGGATCCCCAGCAGAATTTCTTAGCCCAG GTATTTGGAAGAAAGTACCTCCGTCTGTGCTCACCACAAGATTCGGAAAATGTCTACCCACATGAAAGCCAAATGCTTCACAACACCAGTCAG GTTGATGTGGAAGATCCTGACTTGGTTAAGTTTCCCAATTTCCCAAAAGCTGCGTTTCAGTCCTGTGTTCTGATGCCTGGACAGGTTCTGTTTATTCCAGTTAAATACTGGCATTATGTTCGATCACTTGATACCAGCTTCTCTGTCAGTTTCTGGTGGTCGTAG